The sequence GACCCGGAACGCAGGGAGTCACTGTCCAAGATGCACCGCCTGGTGCGTTGGGTCTACGTGGTGATATGGATCGGGATGAGCATGTTGGCCAAGCTCACTCCCTTGCGCCGTCTTCTGCTCGTCATCAGCCTTGTGATGGCCCTTACCAATGTCCACTACTCCCTTGGCCGGGGCGGCGAGATGAGCATCAACTTCGGTGGACTGGGATTCACCCTCCTGCTCATCGTCCTGCTGCTTGAGCTCAAGGACAAGCTCCTCTTCCAAAACGAACTCGTGGCGGGCAAGGCCGTGCAGGAGGCCCTCCTCCCCAAGCAGAATCCCGTGCTGCCCGGATGGGACCTGTGGCTCTACACGCGCCCGGCTAATGAGGTGGGTGGCGACCTGGTGGACTATGTTATGCTCCCTGAGGGAAAGCTGGCGGTCTGTCTGGGCGACGTGGCAGGCAAAGGGCTGGGTGCAGCACTCTGCATGGCCAAAGTGCAGGCCACCCTGCGCGCGCTGGTGGATACCACCCCTTCATTGAGAAGCCTGGGCAGGCGCCTCAACGAGATCCTCTGCCGCGACAGTCTGCCCCAGCGCTTTGTGTCGCTGGTCGTCGCCGCCCTAAGTGCGCGCAGGGGAAAGGTGCAAATGCTGAACGCCGGCCATTTGCCACCACTGCTCATCAAGGAGGGGCAATGCGCGGAACTCCCGCGCGGAGAAGCAGCCCTGGGACTCAACCCCAAGACGCGATATCGGACCAAGACCCATCGATTGGAAAAAGGCGACCTGCTGGTCCTTTATTCAGACGGCCTGACCGACTGCCGGAACGAACGCCTGGAGCCATTCGGGGAGACACGCCTGTACAATGCTCTTCTGAGCACCAGCTCCGCGTCCGCACGGGAGATCGGGGAGCACCTCGTGGCCGAAGTGGAACGCTTTGTAGGCGAGGCACGGTTTGAAGATGACTTTTCCATTGCCATCCTGAAACGCACCGCATAGCAGGAGAGCGACACGGTCGCAACGTTCCATCCCTCCACAAAACCTGTTTGCGGACCGACCCGCAGGCAAAAGGGCGCAAGGATCGCGCAGCGTGGGTGTTAAAAACAAGCGGATTTGCAGGTCGATTACCAAGCATGGTTTGCCGTGCTGTTCACAGGCAGCTTTCGCATCACGCATAAGGACGGTTCATGAGAAAGAGGCTCATTGTCGGAATCATCATCGGTCTGATTGCCATCGCGCTCATTTTTCGCATCATCCAGCTCTTGACCCGAACCCCGGGCGGTTCTCCGCCAAGGGGTCAACGCCCGCCGGTTGCGGTGGAGATAGACAGCGTCCGCTATGGAACCATCAGCGAGCTGCGGCAGTTCGTCGGCACCGTGCAGCCGCTCTATCGCTACCTGGTGGCGCCCAAGGTAGCTGGGCGCGTGGTAGAGATTCGCAAACGCATCGGAGACCCAGTGCGTGCCAATGAGGTGGTGGCACGCATCGACGATGCGGAATACCAGCAAGCGTTGCGCGAAGCAGAGGCCAGTTTGAAGATTGCTCAAGCCTCGCTGACCGAGGCCCAGAGCCAATTTGCCCTCGCGCGCCAGGAACTGGAGCGGGTGCAACAGCTCAAGGAGAAAGGGATAGCCTCGCCGGCTGAGTTAGACGCTGCCACCACCAACTATGAGGCCCAGCAGTCGCGGCTCAAGCTGGCCCAGGCGCAGGTGGAACAGCGCGAGGCCGCCCTGAGGTCCGCCCAGATCAGGCTGAACTACACAGTGTTGACCGCACCTGCCCCCGGCTTTACCGGCGAGCGTTTCGTGGACGAGGGAGCGCTGCTGGCAGCTAATGCACCAGTCATCTCTGTAGTGGGGATCGAAAAGGTCATTGTCCGCACGACGGTTAGCGAACGGGACTATGGCCGGCTGGAACCCGGGCAGCCGGCGTCCGTTATGGTCGATGCCTACCCTGAGCGGCGGTTCTCTGGCACATTAGCACGCATCGCCCCTTTGCTGCGCGAGGAATCCCGCATGGCGGAAGTAGAGGTCGAGGTGGCGAACGACTCGCTCATCCTCAAGCCTGGCATGTTCGCCCGCGTGACCGTGGTCCTGGCAAGCAGCGACCAGGCACAACTGGTTCCCTCCCGGGCCGTGGTCACACGCGACGGCCAGAAGGCAGTCTTTGTCGTTGACTCCACCGGCAGCACCGTCCACCTGGTGCCCATCACCACCGGCATCGTGACGCCGGAATTGACCCAAGTGCTCTCCCCGCGACTAAATGGGCCGGTAGTGACTCTGGGCCAACACCTGCTCGCAGATGGCAATCCGGTGCTGCTTCCGGGAGCCCGACCTCGGGGACGTCCTGGGGCGGGAGGTCGCACCCGATAAGGATTCACCCAAGGGAGCATTCACCATGAATCTATCGCGCGGGCCGATTAATCGCCCTATCCTCACCACCATGGTGTTTCTGGTCATCATCACCCTCGGGCTCATCTCCTTTTCCCGACTTTCCATCGACTTGATGCCGGAAATCACCTACCCCACCATTTCCGTGATCACCAGCTACGGGAACGTGGGTCCGCAGGAGATGGAGGAGCTGGTCACCCGGCCTATAGAAGAGGCCCTGGCTGCGGTGCAGGGGGTGGAGAGGATCACCTCCACCTCCACCGAGGGGCGCAGTATGGTGCGCGTCTCCTTCGTCTGGGGGACCGACTTGGAGGCTGCGGCCAACGACATCCGTGACCGGATTGACCGTGTGCTGCCCCGCCTGCCCGAGGACGTGGACCGCCCCATGATCCGCAAGTTCGACGTCTCCGCCTTCCCGATCATGATGATCGGCGTGTCCAGCGAAATGAATCCGCTGGACTTGCGGCGTCTCGTGGAAGACCAGGTCAAATACCGCCTGGAGCGCATTCCCGGGGTGGCGGCCGCAGATGTGTCCGGTGGCTTGACCAGAGAAATCCACGTGGACCTGAAAGCGGACAAGCTCAAGGCCCTGAACCTCTCGCCTAACGCCGTCTTGGCCGCTATCCGCCGCGAGAACAGAAATATCCCTGCCGGCCTGTACGACAAGGGGAACCTGGAAGTGTTGGTGCGCACACAGGGCGAGTTCACCTCGCTGGAGGAGATCCGCTCTACTGTGATCACCACCCGCAACGGCGTGCCGGTGACCATCGGCGACGTAGCGAACGTTGAGGACTCCTGGCAAGAAGTGCGGCAGATAGTGCGAATTAACGGCAAGCCAGGGTTGCGCGTCGCTATTAACAAGCAATCCGGCTCCAATACGGTCTCTGTGGCAAAGCAGGTTCTGGCAGAAATCGAGCGGCTGAATCGCGACTTTCCACAAATAAACCTCGTGCCCCTCATCGACCAGTCCCGCTATATCCAGCGCAGCATCAACAACGTGGGGAACTCGGCCCTGATAGGCGGCATTCTCGCGGTGCTAATTCTGTTTTTGTTCTTGCGGAATGTGTCCAGCACCGCCATCATTGCTACAGCAATCCCCATTTCCGTGGTGGCCACCTTCGGCTTGATGTATTTCGCCGGTCTGACCCTGAACATCATGACCTTTGGCGCGCTTGCCCTGGGTATCGGGATGTTGGTGGACAGTGCCATCGTCGTGCTGGAAAACATCTACCGTCATCGCGAAGAGGGGCGCTCGGTGGTGGAGAGCGCAGTCGTGGGTGCTGAGGAGGTCACGTCAGCGATCGTAGCCAGCACTTTGACCACCCTTGTCGTTTTCCTCCCGGTGGTATTCATCAGGGGCATGTCCGGGGTGATGTTTAAACAGATGGCCTATGTGGTGAGCTTTGCACTCCTCTGTTCGCTGCTCGTGGCCCTGACGCTGGTGCCTATGCTTACCACCAAGCTGCTGCGCCTCACCCCTGTGTCCACCAATCACAACCTTCTTCATCGCATCTACGCCGCAAGCGAGCAGACCTTTCGCCGAATAGAGGCGCGATACGGGCAGCTGTTGCGCTGGGCCCTTGGTCATCGCCCTCTGGTGGCCGGCGTTTCTTTCGGCCTATTTCTCATCTCGCTCCTCCTTGTGCGGCTAATTGGCGTAGAACTCATGCCCCAGGCTGATGAGGGGGAGGTGCGGGTGAGCATCGAGATGGCGGTTGGCACACGGCTGGAGCTAGTCAATCAGACGGCTCTGGCGGTGGAGGAGGTCATCAGGCGGCAGGTACCAGAGATGACGGCCATGATGTCCTTCGTCGGCGGGGGAGGATTCCGCGCCAGCGGTGGCCATACCGGCGAGATCCGCGTCTCGCTGGTGCCCAGGGCGGCACGCAAGAGGAGCAGCGAACAGGTTGCGAACGACCTTCGCCGCGCCTTGGCAGGCCTCCCCGGAGTCACCATCCGGACACGCGCCGGCCAAGGTCTGTTCCTCCTCTCCATGGGCACATCTCAGGGCGACCGCGTCAGTGTAGACGTGCGCGGCTACGACTTGCAGACTGCCCAGCTCCTCGCGGAACAGGTGAACCGGGTCGTGCGCCAGGTGAAGGGCGTCACCGATACCCAGATCAGTCGGGAAGAGGGGAGCCCAGAGGAGGTCATCCGCATCGATCGCGACAAAGCCGCGCTTCTGG comes from candidate division KSB1 bacterium and encodes:
- a CDS encoding serine/threonine-protein phosphatase, which produces MDTRSGQKGKPNTEGPEGWQELKRHDLMRGLRRELRDIYHFYIDPERRESLSKMHRLVRWVYVVIWIGMSMLAKLTPLRRLLLVISLVMALTNVHYSLGRGGEMSINFGGLGFTLLLIVLLLELKDKLLFQNELVAGKAVQEALLPKQNPVLPGWDLWLYTRPANEVGGDLVDYVMLPEGKLAVCLGDVAGKGLGAALCMAKVQATLRALVDTTPSLRSLGRRLNEILCRDSLPQRFVSLVVAALSARRGKVQMLNAGHLPPLLIKEGQCAELPRGEAALGLNPKTRYRTKTHRLEKGDLLVLYSDGLTDCRNERLEPFGETRLYNALLSTSSASAREIGEHLVAEVERFVGEARFEDDFSIAILKRTA
- a CDS encoding efflux RND transporter periplasmic adaptor subunit, which gives rise to MRKRLIVGIIIGLIAIALIFRIIQLLTRTPGGSPPRGQRPPVAVEIDSVRYGTISELRQFVGTVQPLYRYLVAPKVAGRVVEIRKRIGDPVRANEVVARIDDAEYQQALREAEASLKIAQASLTEAQSQFALARQELERVQQLKEKGIASPAELDAATTNYEAQQSRLKLAQAQVEQREAALRSAQIRLNYTVLTAPAPGFTGERFVDEGALLAANAPVISVVGIEKVIVRTTVSERDYGRLEPGQPASVMVDAYPERRFSGTLARIAPLLREESRMAEVEVEVANDSLILKPGMFARVTVVLASSDQAQLVPSRAVVTRDGQKAVFVVDSTGSTVHLVPITTGIVTPELTQVLSPRLNGPVVTLGQHLLADGNPVLLPGARPRGRPGAGGRTR
- a CDS encoding efflux RND transporter permease subunit, which codes for MNLSRGPINRPILTTMVFLVIITLGLISFSRLSIDLMPEITYPTISVITSYGNVGPQEMEELVTRPIEEALAAVQGVERITSTSTEGRSMVRVSFVWGTDLEAAANDIRDRIDRVLPRLPEDVDRPMIRKFDVSAFPIMMIGVSSEMNPLDLRRLVEDQVKYRLERIPGVAAADVSGGLTREIHVDLKADKLKALNLSPNAVLAAIRRENRNIPAGLYDKGNLEVLVRTQGEFTSLEEIRSTVITTRNGVPVTIGDVANVEDSWQEVRQIVRINGKPGLRVAINKQSGSNTVSVAKQVLAEIERLNRDFPQINLVPLIDQSRYIQRSINNVGNSALIGGILAVLILFLFLRNVSSTAIIATAIPISVVATFGLMYFAGLTLNIMTFGALALGIGMLVDSAIVVLENIYRHREEGRSVVESAVVGAEEVTSAIVASTLTTLVVFLPVVFIRGMSGVMFKQMAYVVSFALLCSLLVALTLVPMLTTKLLRLTPVSTNHNLLHRIYAASEQTFRRIEARYGQLLRWALGHRPLVAGVSFGLFLISLLLVRLIGVELMPQADEGEVRVSIEMAVGTRLELVNQTALAVEEVIRRQVPEMTAMMSFVGGGGFRASGGHTGEIRVSLVPRAARKRSSEQVANDLRRALAGLPGVTIRTRAGQGLFLLSMGTSQGDRVSVDVRGYDLQTAQLLAEQVNRVVRQVKGVTDTQISREEGSPEEVIRIDRDKAALLGLSASDIGDALQTAVGGTYASYFREGGKEYRILVRLSEEDRRDLADLLDLTVLNNRGEQVVLRNVVQVVPQEGPVRLERKDQERTITISANFTGRAMGSVVADIRQALRTIPVPRDFSLQFGEEYEEQQKAFRELMVGLVLALLLIYMVMAAQFESLKDPFVVLFSIPMALIGVTVTMLLTATTFSMQAFIGCIMLAGIVVNNAIILVDYTNQLRRKHGVALQEAIRLAGSRRLRPILMTTLTTVLGLVPLSLGLGEGGEAQAPLARVVIGGLLSSTLVTLVLVPVVYSVLEEKQSLRKLVLSARQVADKARARVNSVRTGT